AGTCAGCGCCGGCGATGCCGGGTGGCGACGGCGGCATGGGCGGCATGGACTTCTAAGTCCACGCACAACGCGTCGAAGGGGCGGTCCCGATCGGGACCGCCCCTTCGTCATTCTTGTTCGGCGGTGTGTCCGCCGTACTGGTTGCTCCGGCGCCGCGCCAGTCAAGCCGCGAGCGCACCCCTGCCGCGTAGTGCGCGTCCATGAATATGCGTAGTCGTGAAGCGTGACAGTTGGGGAGCAATAAAGTAAGGCTAAGGGTTGACCCTTACGAAAAGGGGTGACGCATCCCCGACTCCGCCATCGTGCGAGACAGCCTCGGCCTATCGGCAGTGGCCGCGAGGCAGGCGCTCAGCACGCTTGCCGCCGCCGGCGTGCTGACCGAGTACGCCCGCCAGCCTGGCACCAGCGCCGGCCGACCTCGCACTCTCTACGTCAGCACAGAGATGCTGGGACTCATCGGCTCCAGCCCATTGGGCTAGCCCGACCGCCGGCCACGCGGGGCGTGCGGTTGCTGGCGCGACGGCACCCAAACCACCCGCCGCCGCAGACATCCACATGACGAATACGGACGCGAGCCCAATGACGTCTGGGGACTGTTCGGCACCTCTGTTCGCTCGGGCCTGCTGAAGCGACGGTGGTGTTGTTCCGATGCTCCAGTGGGGTTGGGTGATGGGCCGGTGGGAGGTCGAACGGTGTCCATGAAGGATCTGCTCGTGACCTGGGACGGGCTGGCACGGGCGGCGGCGGTGGAAGCATTTCCGCCGGTGGATGCCGTAGTGGAGCGCGGCACGGTGCTGTGCGATCCGGCGTCCGAGGCTGAGCTGGTCGCGGCAGAGGAGCGGCTGGGCCAGCGGCTTCCCCGTTCATACCGGCAGTTCCTGGCCTGTTCGAATGGCGCTCACGCCGGGGTCAACGGTTTGGTGACACAGGCGGAGTCGGCTGCGTCTGACCGGCCGACGGCTAGTTACGGCTTGTACCCGGTCCAGCTCGTGCTGCCGTTCGCGCAGGCTCAGCCCGATCTGTTCGAACTGTGGGCTGATACGGACTTCGGCGATCCGATCACGGCCGACGGGGAGGAGGTCGCGGATTACACCGCCTTGGATGGACGGTCATTGCTGATCGGAAGCGATTCTGAGTGGCCGACGGTACTGGTCAAGGTCGGGCGCACCGGTGACTGGCAGTTGTGGCAGTTCGCTAAGGAGGGGGCAGTCGGGTACTTCTCGTTCGGTTCCTGGCTGCGATCGGAGACCGAGGCAGCTCGAGCATCGATGGTCTCAGAGCTGATCGAGCGGTGCAGCGCTGGCGACCTGAAGGCATTGGGTGAGCTGAAGAAGGTACGCGACTCAGACGCACTTCCCCAGCTGACTGCTGCGCTGCAAGTCGGCGGACAGGTGACCACCGCTGCCATCGAGGCGCTCGGGCGGATCGGTGGTGAGCCTGCCGCTCGGGCGCTCGCTCCGTTCCTTGATCCCGACGCCCTCTACGAATACAGCCAAGAGATCGGCCAAAGTTATCGGAATCGCAAACGCCCCCCCGGTGTCGATCCGGATTGGCACAGGACAGCGCAGGATGCATTAGTCCGGATGCGACTGGCAGCAGCCGACGACGTCCTTGCCGCCTATGACTGCGCGCACGGCCTGGCGTTGCGCCGCGACCACCGGGCGGCGGAGATCGTGTTCCGACGGGAGTTCAAGCCACCGATGTTCATCGGCGCAAACGAACTTGGTCTGCTCGGCGATCCACGCTACGTCCCGCAACTACGCGCAGCCGTTCCACTCGCCGACAAACGCCGCGTCTACTACCTTCACCTCGCCCGGTGGTCGTGTGGGGACCCCGAAGTCATCGACGACCTCTGCAAGATCGCCGACGACCCCGCCGTCAGCCCTGGCCGCCGCCACCAGGCTGGATTCCTCGTCGAACGGGAAGCACGCGAACGCCGCTTCACCTAACACGCGGCGTCAACACGTGGCCGGCCACAGCCGAACACCAGTCGCACAGCTCCGGGGCTGTTCGGGACGGCAATTCGGGTCGATGTCGTCGGGCGCCGGAGTTGTTGAACTCACCGGATCGCACGCTCGTCAGTGCCACAGCGCAAACATGACTCGCCGGTAACCAATCGCCTACCTCGATGGGCAAGTGCAACACCGTCATTCGTGGACGTACCAGGTTTACCTCGGTCGCGCGGAGTTAACGTGGGCTTATGGCGATGACGACCCGAATTGTCAACGTGTCGGTGCCAGTCCGCGACCAGGATGAGGCGATTCGGTTCTACGTCGACGTTCTCGGCTTCGAGGTTCGCCACGACGTCGAGGTCTGGCCAGGCGCTCGATTCGTGGAGGTCGTTCCACCCGGCTCGGACGTTGGTCTAGTTCTGCTGTCGCCGGACAGCGAGATCCCGATGGCCGTCCGGCTAGGGACGGACAGTGCCGACTCGGCGTACGAGAAGCTCCGCGCAGTTGGTGCGACGCTGCCCGATGACGCGGTCCTGCACATTGCCGGACAGCCGCCGATGTTCCGTTTCGAGGATCCGGATGGCAACGGTCTCGTCTACCTCGAAGAGGATCCCGACGCCTGAACCTTCACGGCGTCAGAGCGCATAACCACAAGCGAAATCGGCGCGACACGAAACGTCCGAGTGGCCGGTTCTGAGTGGACCGAGCCACGGCCGTCACATCGAGTTGAAGGAGCCGGCGATGGCGTGCTCGGCCTCGGCGTAGTGCGAGCCGGCTTGCGCGAGCAGCATGCTGATCCCGCTCAGCGCCTCGTGTAGCGCGCGGGCGCTGTGCTGCCACTCCAGCCAGAGCGCCTCGAAGCGCTGCTGCGCGACGCCGGCCCAGTCCGTGCCGAGTGGCGCGAGCGTGCCGGCGAGCCCGGACAGCTCGCCCTCGATCTGTGCCGCACCGCTGTTGACGCGCGCGGACATCGCCGCGAGTTGCTCGGGCGTGACGCGGATCCCTGCCATGTGTCCCCCTCGATCGTTGGTCTTACGTCGTCGATGCCGCGCAACCGTACGGCGTTGCGATCCACGGCTTCCCCCGCTATCCACAACCCCACCCGCGAGCCGTTCGTCAAGATCAGCGAGGGCTTTGGGGGTGGTCGTAGGCTCGTCGCCATGGCCGCCGCCTCGCCCGACTCCCTTGCGTCGGAGCTCGACCCGCAGCTCGATCCGCAGACCGACTCGCAGCTCGATCCGCAGACCGACTCGCAGCTCGCCACGCGGCTGGGCGGCCTCGAGGCGGGGTTGCGGGAGCTCGGCAGCGTTCTGGTCGCGTTCAGTGGCGGCACCGACTCCGCTTTCCTGCTGGCGGCCGCCACCCGAGCGCTCGGCGCCGACCACGTCGTTGCGGCCACCGCGGTTTCGCCGAGCCTGCCGCGCCATGAGCTGGATGCGGCGCGGGCATTCGCGGCCGAGCTGGGTGTCCGGCACATGAACCCGTCGACCGACGAGCTCGCCCGCGAGGGCTACCGGGCCAACGCCGGCGATCGTTGCGCCTTCTGCAAATCGGAGCTGCTCGACGTACTCGTTCCGCTCTCGCGGGTCCTCGGCCTCGACCACGTTGCCACCGGGACCAACGCCGACGACGCGCGGGCGGGATTCCGGCCCGGCATCAGGGCCGCCGCCGAGCGCGGCGCAGTGACGCCGCTGCTCGACGCCGGCCTGACCAAGGCGGAGGTGCGCAGCGCAAGCCGGCAGTGGGGGCTGCGCACCTGGGACAAGCCGGCCGCGGCCTGCCTGTCCAGCCGGATCGCGTACGGCGTCGAAGTGACCGCCGCCCGCCTCGCGCGGGTCGAGCAGGCGGAGATCAGCCTGCGGCTCGCCCTGGACTCCGCCGGGATCCCGGTCCGTGACCTGCGCGTGCGCGACCTCGGCGAACGTGCCCTGATCGAGGTGGACCCGGCGATGGTCGGCGCGGTTGCGGCGCGGCCGGAGATCGTCGCCGCAATCAGCGGGTTCGAGCGGGTCGAGGTCGATCCGCGCGGGTTCCGCAGCGGCTCGATGAACGAGCGGCTGCCGGACCCGGAACGCTGGCGCTGAGCGGACCGACCGGCCCGCGGCAAATCGAGGCGCCGAATGATCCCCGATCCGGCTAGCCTGGCTTCGGCGCACGAAAGGTGCGCCGGAAATCATCGACGTAGAGAAGGTCATCGTGCCCACCGGCAAGGTCAAGTGGTTCGACGCGGACAAGGGCTTCGGCTTCTTGGCCCGCGACGACGGCGGCGACGTTTACGTGCACGCCTCGTCGCTCCCGGCGGGTACGGCGCTCAAGCCCGGTGCTCGGGTGGAGTTCGGAGTTGCCGAGGGCCGGCGCGGCGAGCAGGCACTCTCGGTACGCGTTCTCGACCCGCTGCCGTCAGTCTCGGCGGCGACCCGTCGCCCGGCCGACGAGCTTCACGGTGTTGTCGACGACATGATCAAGCTGCTCGAGTCCAAGGTTCAGCCTGAGCTGCGCCGCGGCCGCTACCCGGACCGGGCGACCAGCCAGCGGATCGCCCAGGTCATGCACGCGGTTGCGGCCGAGCTCGAGGGCTGACCACACCCGCTGGACCGGCGTAGCGGTCGCACCGATCAGCTCGGAGGTGGGTCCGGCGCTGGAACGCCCGATCGGGCAAGGCGACGTGGGCGCACACCCAGTGAGAACGCAAGGGCCGCGCCGAGCACCAACGCCGCGATGGTGAAGCCGAGTTCGGCATTGGTCGGGAGCAGGATGCCGATCGCACCACCCACCACCCACGCCAGCTGAAGCGTGGTCTCGGATCGGGCGAAGATCGACGTACGTACGTCGTCCTCGATCCGCCGCTGGATCGTGGCGTCGAGGGCGAGCTTGGACACCGCGGCGGCCGCGGCCGCGATCAGCGCAAGCGCGAACACCGTGAACAGACCGAAGTCGAAGATCGTGAAGACGCACGCCGCGGTGGTGGCCGCGAGCAGGGCGACCGACATCGGACCGGTCGCAACCTTCGCGGTTCGCGGGCCGAGCAAGGTGCCGATCAGGTTGCCGGCACCGATCCCCACCGCGAGCCCGCCGAGGCAGACGTCGGCCGACAACCCGCCGACCGGATGGACGCGGACCAGGAAGGCGCCGAACAGCAGCATGAAGCCCGACAGCCACCGCATCGCGGCCGCGGTCTGCAGCGCCCGGCGGACGTCGGCGCCGAGCGAGCCGATCCGGAACAGCCCGCCGGTCGAGGGCGCTGACCCACTCGGCCCGGCGTTGCCGTCGGCGGTGCGCGGCACCCGAAGCACCGAGACCGCGCCGACGAGGTAGACGATCGCACCGAGCAGCAGCTCGACCCGGTGGCCGAGTGCGGTGACGACCGCGGCCGCGAAGCCTCCGGCCACGGCCGGCGCGAGCACGCCGGCGAGGGTCAGCCGCGAGTTGGCCTGGACCAGTGTCATGCCCTCCGGCACCAACCGGGGAACTGCTGCGCTGCGCGCGATGCCGTATGCCTTGCTGGCCACGAGCACGCCGAGTGCGGCCGGATAGAGCGTGAGCACCTGAGCAACGCTCGGGTGGTGCGCCAGGCTGTGCCCGATCACGAGCGCGAGGATCGCCCGCGCGATCATCGTGAGCGCCAACGCCGTGCGCCGGCCGCTGCGGAAGCGGTCGAGGGCAGGACCGAGGACGGGTGCCACGACCGCGAACGGCAGCATCGTGATCAGCAGGTACAACGCGACGCGGCTACGGGCTTCGTGAGTCGGTACGGAGAAGAACAACGAGCCGGCCAGGGCGACCGTCACCGTCGCGTCGCCCGCCGACTGCAGCGCATGTGTCTCGACTAACGCCGCCAACCCGGAGGCGCCCGCCCCACCGCGGCGGTTCCACTGCCGAAGCCGCCGGCCGCCGCGCACCGTGCTGCGGCCGACCGCACGCAAGCCACGTCCAACGGCGGCGGCGCCGCCCGGACGAGGCTGCGCGGATTCGGCAGCGACCTGCTCCATGAGCGACACTAAACACGTGACTTCGCCGGAAACGCCAACAATTGCCGACCTTGTGGATGCGACCGCGCTCGAGGTGTCGCCCACGACCGCCGGTTCGCTCGTTCCCGACGAGGTCGCTGCAGCCGCTGTCGACGTGGCACGGGAGGCTGCGGAGCAGGAGGCACCGGGGCTGGTTGGTGACCATGTCGGTGTCACGGCCGACGAGGCTCGGGTGGCGACCCACTACTTCGTGACCCTCGATCCGGCGTACCGCGGCTGGCGGTGGGCCGTGACGGTGACGCGGGCGTCCCGCTCCAAGCTGGTCACGGTTGACGACGTCGTGCTGCTTCCCGGCGAGGAGGCGTTGCTCGCGCCCGAGTGGGTGCCGTGGAGTGAGCGACTGCGCCCGGGCGACCTCGGTGTCGGCGACCTGCTGCCGACCGCGGCCGACGACCCGAGGCTGGCCCCCGCGTTCCTCATGACCGACGACGAGGAGGAGCACGACGTCTCCTTCGAGCTCGGACTCGGTCGCGAGCGCGTGCTGTCGGCAGAAGGCCGGGCAGATGCGGCAGAGCGCTGGTACGACGGCGAACCGGGCCCCGAGTCGGCGATCGCGCGAGCCGCGCCGGCGGAGTGCGGGAGCTGCGGGTTCTACATCCCGCTGTCCGGCGCCCTGCGGCAGCTGTTCGGGGTCTGCGCCAACGACCTCGCTCCTGACGACGGCCGGGTGGTCGCCACCGACCACGGTTGCGGCGCGCACTCGCAGGCCGTCGTTCTGCCTGCCTCCGCGCCGCCGCCGGTCGCGCTCTCCGAGGAGGGCCCGGGCTACGACGTCGTCGACGATGCCGCCGACGCCGCGGCTGAGGCTGAGGCTGACGACAACGGTTCGACCATCGCGGCTGACACCGTCGCGGGAGTCGCGGATCCGGCCGCGGACGCCGACCCGATCGACACTATGGAGACCGAGCCGGGCGGTGCTGACTCTGAGCCGGAGCCGGCGGTCAGCGACCCGAGCGACGAGTCGCAAGCGGACGTCGCGGCGGACCCGACCGCCCGCGCGTAGCCAGCCGTCCGCCCGGTGAGCGATCCTTTCGCGACCGCGGAGCTGCGTCGCCGGGTGCTCAGCGCGTGGCAGCAGTCACCGGCCCGCTTCCGCGCGGATGCGAACCTCGAGGACGACCTCGCCCTCGTGGGCTATCGCGATCGTGTCATCGTCGAGCTCGCGCAGAACGCCGCGGACGCCGCCACCCGAGCCGGTATCGCCGGGCGCTTGGTTCTCGACCTCTCGGGCGATGTGCTGTCCGCGACCAACACCGGGTCGCCGCTCGACGCCGCGGGCGTCGAGTCGATCGCGGTTGCACGCGCCTCGGCCAAGCGGAACCAACCCGGCACGGTCGGGCGGTTCGGCGTCGGTTTCGCGGCAGTGCTCTCAGTGACCGACGAGCCCAGCATTCGCAGCCGCACCGGGTCGGTCCGCTGGTCGCGGGCCGACGCGGGTGCGGCCGTCGCCGAGGTCACCGAGCTCGCCGGCGAGCTCGCCGAGCGGGACGGTCGCGCGCCGGTTCTCCGGCTGCCGTTCGAGGCGGACGGCTCAGCCGCAGACGACGGCGACACGACGGTGGTCCTGCCGTTGCGTGACGCCGATGCGATCTCGGCGGTGCGCCAGCAGCTCGGCGGTCTGGATGCCGCCCTGCTGTTCGCATTGCCGGCCCTCGGTGAGGTCGTCGTGCGCATCGACGGCGACGAGCGGGTGCTGAGGGCGGAGCGGTTCGGCGACGACGTGGTCGTCAGCGACGGGTCGACCGCCTCGCGATGGTGGGTGGTCGAGGCCGAGGGACAGCTCGATCCGGACCTGTTGTCCGACCGGCCGGCGGAAGAACGGACTGCCGATCGCTGGCAGCTGACGTGGGCGTTGCCGGTCACCGCCGACGGCGCGCTCGCCGAGCTACCCGCATCGATCGTGCGGGTGGTTCACGCGCCGACCGCGACCGACGACCCGTTGACCGTTCCCGCCGTCCTGGTCGCGTCGTACCCCCTCGATGCCACCCGCCGGCGGGTGACGACCGGCCCGCTCGCCGACTCGGTCACCGCCGCGGCCGCGGAGGTCCTTGTCGCCGCGCTCGCCGATCGGCGCCTCGACCCGTCATACCTGCGCATCGTGCCGGCCGGCTTCCCGGATGGGGCGCTCGACGGAGCGATGCACACGGCGTTGCTCGGCGAGCTTCGGGCGACCGCTTGGTTGCCGGTGGCGGGCGATGATGCCGTGCGGCAGCGGCCGAGCGACGCGGTCGTCGTCGCGGACTCGTTGGTTCCGGTGCTGCGCGACGTGGTTCCCGCACTTCTGCCGGTGGGTTGGTCGCGACCCGAGCTGGCGGCGCTCGCCCCGCATCGCCCCACCCTGGCCGAGCTGGTCGATGCGGTCAGCGCCGTGGACGCACAGCCGTCGTGGTGGTGCGCGCTCTATGCCGCGCTGGACGATGCCGTGCCGGCCGGGCCCGAGCGGGACGCGCTCGGCGCTCTGCCGGTGCCTCTTGCGGACGGCCGGCTGGTGACGGGACCTCGCGGGTTGGTGCTGCCGAGTGACACCACGCCGGCGGTGGACCTGTCGGCCATCGGCATTCGCGTGGTGCACCCCGGTGCGGCGCACGAGCTGCTGCGCTCGCTCGGAGCCGGCGACGGAACCCCGCGTGGCCTGCTCGAGCAGCCCCAGGTCCGGACCGCCGTTGAAGCGTCGTACGACGATGACGACCCGGAGCCGGTGGCCGCAGCCGTGTTGGCGCTGGTCGCGGCTGCGGGCGTGGACGTCGAGGAGCTGCCCTGGCTCGCCGAGCTCGCCCTGCCGGACGATGACGACGACTGGCGCCCCGCCGGCGAGCTGTTGCTGCCCGGCGGTCGGATGGCGCAGCTCGCCGCGCCGGACTCGCCGTTCGGTCGCGTCGACCCGACCTGGCTGGGACGGTGGGGGGCGTCGACCCTGGTGGCGGCCGGGGTGGTCGACGAGCCGGTCCTGCTTCGCGATCTCGACGCCACCGGCCCGACCCACGATCTCGACCACGAGGCCGCGTGGTGGGCGGAGCTACCTCACGGTGCATCGCTCGAGGAGTTCGTCGCGGTGCGGGATCTCGAGCAGGTGCGCGAGGGCGGGCTAGGTGACCTGCTGGACCTGCTCGCCGCACCCCCGTTGCGGGCGGCAGTGGTCGAGCCGGCGCTGGTCAGCGCGCCCGACGGCACCGTGCTCCGAGTCCCGTCCTACACCGCCTGGTGGTTGTCCACGGAACCCGTCCTCGACGGGCGGCCGCCGCGCGGTTTGCGCCTGCCCGGTGGAGACCCGGCGCTCGCCGGCCTGTACGACGATGCGCCCGATCGCTACGACGTCGAGTTCTTGCGC
This region of Mycobacteriales bacterium genomic DNA includes:
- a CDS encoding MFS transporter; translated protein: MEQVAAESAQPRPGGAAAVGRGLRAVGRSTVRGGRRLRQWNRRGGAGASGLAALVETHALQSAGDATVTVALAGSLFFSVPTHEARSRVALYLLITMLPFAVVAPVLGPALDRFRSGRRTALALTMIARAILALVIGHSLAHHPSVAQVLTLYPAALGVLVASKAYGIARSAAVPRLVPEGMTLVQANSRLTLAGVLAPAVAGGFAAAVVTALGHRVELLLGAIVYLVGAVSVLRVPRTADGNAGPSGSAPSTGGLFRIGSLGADVRRALQTAAAMRWLSGFMLLFGAFLVRVHPVGGLSADVCLGGLAVGIGAGNLIGTLLGPRTAKVATGPMSVALLAATTAACVFTIFDFGLFTVFALALIAAAAAAVSKLALDATIQRRIEDDVRTSIFARSETTLQLAWVVGGAIGILLPTNAELGFTIAALVLGAALAFSLGVRPRRLARSGVPAPDPPPS
- a CDS encoding DUF3027 domain-containing protein; translated protein: MTSPETPTIADLVDATALEVSPTTAGSLVPDEVAAAAVDVAREAAEQEAPGLVGDHVGVTADEARVATHYFVTLDPAYRGWRWAVTVTRASRSKLVTVDDVVLLPGEEALLAPEWVPWSERLRPGDLGVGDLLPTAADDPRLAPAFLMTDDEEEHDVSFELGLGRERVLSAEGRADAAERWYDGEPGPESAIARAAPAECGSCGFYIPLSGALRQLFGVCANDLAPDDGRVVATDHGCGAHSQAVVLPASAPPPVALSEEGPGYDVVDDAADAAAEAEADDNGSTIAADTVAGVADPAADADPIDTMETEPGGADSEPEPAVSDPSDESQADVAADPTARA
- the larE gene encoding ATP-dependent sacrificial sulfur transferase LarE, producing MAAASPDSLASELDPQLDPQTDSQLDPQTDSQLATRLGGLEAGLRELGSVLVAFSGGTDSAFLLAAATRALGADHVVAATAVSPSLPRHELDAARAFAAELGVRHMNPSTDELAREGYRANAGDRCAFCKSELLDVLVPLSRVLGLDHVATGTNADDARAGFRPGIRAAAERGAVTPLLDAGLTKAEVRSASRQWGLRTWDKPAAACLSSRIAYGVEVTAARLARVEQAEISLRLALDSAGIPVRDLRVRDLGERALIEVDPAMVGAVAARPEIVAAISGFERVEVDPRGFRSGSMNERLPDPERWR
- a CDS encoding SMI1/KNR4 family protein; protein product: MKDLLVTWDGLARAAAVEAFPPVDAVVERGTVLCDPASEAELVAAEERLGQRLPRSYRQFLACSNGAHAGVNGLVTQAESAASDRPTASYGLYPVQLVLPFAQAQPDLFELWADTDFGDPITADGEEVADYTALDGRSLLIGSDSEWPTVLVKVGRTGDWQLWQFAKEGAVGYFSFGSWLRSETEAARASMVSELIERCSAGDLKALGELKKVRDSDALPQLTAALQVGGQVTTAAIEALGRIGGEPAARALAPFLDPDALYEYSQEIGQSYRNRKRPPGVDPDWHRTAQDALVRMRLAAADDVLAAYDCAHGLALRRDHRAAEIVFRREFKPPMFIGANELGLLGDPRYVPQLRAAVPLADKRRVYYLHLARWSCGDPEVIDDLCKIADDPAVSPGRRHQAGFLVEREARERRFT
- a CDS encoding WXG100 family type VII secretion target, with the translated sequence MAGIRVTPEQLAAMSARVNSGAAQIEGELSGLAGTLAPLGTDWAGVAQQRFEALWLEWQHSARALHEALSGISMLLAQAGSHYAEAEHAIAGSFNSM
- a CDS encoding cold shock domain-containing protein, yielding MPTGKVKWFDADKGFGFLARDDGGDVYVHASSLPAGTALKPGARVEFGVAEGRRGEQALSVRVLDPLPSVSAATRRPADELHGVVDDMIKLLESKVQPELRRGRYPDRATSQRIAQVMHAVAAELEG
- a CDS encoding VOC family protein, with protein sequence MTTRIVNVSVPVRDQDEAIRFYVDVLGFEVRHDVEVWPGARFVEVVPPGSDVGLVLLSPDSEIPMAVRLGTDSADSAYEKLRAVGATLPDDAVLHIAGQPPMFRFEDPDGNGLVYLEEDPDA